Proteins from a genomic interval of Papaver somniferum cultivar HN1 chromosome 4, ASM357369v1, whole genome shotgun sequence:
- the LOC113275042 gene encoding uncharacterized protein LOC113275042, whose protein sequence is MEVHGCLHGKKYDWLAADEYFSRLGADTKVTLQVSRESEELQLINNLCGQDSLTRALQVEVQKFLAGVDESSAIGLDEVPEYHGTSIVLKTNSFILVAADGKLTTDNDSKGLNLKADKVHCLDDMGVAICGSWKTLRNTVGMLKRHFRCVKNERSRPTVSELAGFLKEELSSCQGKSGIILGAFDQLEEGRVPCISFADDHTKIDVTQPFFCSGTGERFASQILSEGNMHMNMSLDEAICLVERAFVYASLHDSCTSGWANIYVIEVDKPIRAMTRERISTTLWRRHHLSLPESHT, encoded by the exons ATGGAAGTACATGGATGTCTTCATGGAAAGAAATATGATTGGTTAGCTGCAGATGAGTACTTTAGCag GCTTGGTGCTGACACTAAAGTAACCCTTCAAGTCTCACGGGAGTCTGAAGAATTACAGTTGATTAATAATCTCTGTGGACAAGATTCATTGACTCGAGCCCTCCAGGTAGAAGTTCAAAAATTTCTTGCGGGAGTTGATGAGAGCTCAGCTATCGGTCTTGATGAAGTCCCTGAATACCATGGGACATCAATTGTCTTAAAAACGAATAGCTTCATCTTAGTAGCTGCTGACGGGAAACTTACTACAGACAATGACTCTAAAGGCTTAAACTTGAAAGCTGATAAGGTTCATTGTCTCGATGACATGGGTGTTGCAATATGTGGGTCTTGGAAGACTTTGAGGAACACAGTTGGCATGTTGAAGAGGCATTTTAGATGTGTTAAGAACGAGAGATCTAGACCTACGGTTAGTGAACTAGCTGGTTTCTTGAAAGAAGAACTATCGTCGTGCCAAGGGAAGTCTGGAATTATTCTTGGCGCCTTCGACCAGTTGGAG GAGGGTCGTGTTCCATGCATCTCGTTTGCCGATGACCACACAAAAATTGATGTCACCCAACCATTCTTCTGCTCGGGTACTGGTGAAAGGTTTGCGAGCCAGATCTTATCAGAAGGAAACATGCACATGAACATGAGCTTAGATGAGGCCATTTGCTTGGTTGAGAGAGCATTTGTTTATGCGAGTTTACATGATAGTTGCACGAGTGGATGGGCAAATA TTTACGTGATCGAAGTTGACAAGCCCATAAGAGCAATGACCAGAGAACGAATATCTACTACATTGTGGCGTAGACATCATTTGTCTCTTCCTGAAAGTCATACATGA